The nucleotide window TTCGCCATTTTCTCTGTTTGAAGTTAAAGTTTGgattttttattgtatttggtAATGGCTGTGGTGGGTTTTCGATTTCATGTTACTGGGATTGTATTTGcaacttttaattttcaattagtAATAAAACTATGAATATTTTGATTAGTGTATTCATTTAGTTTATAATTGTTTTGCGGCGTTGAAATTAAAGATGTGGAATTTGTGTTTGAGGCATTTAATTTCCAGTTGCGGTTATGGCGATTGTTTAATTGTGTAATGGGATTACTTAAGATGTTTTAGATATTCACTTAATGTTTATGGTTGCTTTTAGAATTGCTTTACTGCATCCACAGTGTTACtagattttttttgtatatGGAATCCGGGTATCTTAGAAAGTTTTCGGTTTCGTGCACAGCAGGGATCACAAGCAGCGTTGAGCATGTCTAGACTGCGATGCATTTTGCGGGGCTTGGATTTGAAGATTTACATTTTCCTGTTTGCGGTTGTTCCATTAGGCGTATTTGGGATATATTTACATGGGCAGAAGATCTCGTATTTCCTAAGACCTCTTTGGGAAAAACCTCCGAAGCCCTTCATTGATATTCCACACTACTATAATCAGAATGTGTCAATGGAAACTCTTTGCAGGCTTCACGGATGGAAGATTCGTGAATCACCTAGACGAGTCTATGATGCAGTTCTTTTCAGCAATGAAGTAGACATGCTTACAATCCGATGGAATGAATTGTATCCTTTCGTGACACAGTTTGTTCTCCTCGAATCAAACTCAACGTTTACTGGCTTGCCAAAGCCATTGATTTTTGGAAAAAATCGGGCCAAGTTTAAGTTTGTTGAAAACCGGCTTACTTATGTTACAACAGGAGGAAGATTTCAGAAAGGTGAAAACCCATTTTATGAGGAGGCGTATCAAAGAGTGGCACTTGACCAGATTCTTAGAGTTGCCGGTATAGAAGATGATGACCTGCTGATCATGTCCGATGTTGATGAGATTCCTAGTGCCCACACAATTGATCTCTTGAGGTGGTGTGATGACACCCCGCCTGTTATTCATCTTGGGCTGAGGAATTACTTGTACTCTTTTGAATATTATGTAGATGACAAGAGCTGGAGAGCATCTGTTCACAGGTACCAGACTGGTAATACTACCTATGCACATTTCAGACAGAGCGACTACCTTTTGCCAGATGCAGGTTGGCATTGCAGCTTTTGTTTCCGCCGTATCAGTGAgttcatattcaagatgaaaGCTTACAGCCACAATGATCGGGTGAGGTTCTCTCATTATCTGAACCCTCAAAGGATCCAAGATGTAATATGTAAAGGGGCTGATCTATTCGACATGCTTCCCGAGGAGTACACATTTAAGGAGATTATTGGAAAGATGGGACCTATTCCTAGATCTCATTCAGCAGTTCATCTCCCTGCATATTTGTTGAAGAATGCCGAGAAGTACAAATACCTATTGCCCGGAAACTGCAAGAGGGAAAATGGCTAAGTCTTGAAGACGAAGGTGCCTATTCAATCGGTTGGACAGGCAAACTGTTGATTAAACTCTTGTGAATATGACCAGGTAGTAGTCTATTGGAAAATTGATGGCTATGGTGTGGCAGCGATACAAATACACCTTTTTTCCGAAAGATTCTAGGTCATTCTCGTAGAGCAACTGGGAAGAACAGGGATGGCGTCCTGCAAATTATCGGGAGATTATGTACACTTCCTTTTTCTTAGGCTTCTTCCCTTGTAGATGGCGTATCAATTTTCGAGTGAGGATTTTTCTATGAGCGGAAGCTTTCAAATGTACCCACCACTTGTTGATGTAGCTTAGTCCCAAATGCATGAGAGTACAACTGACATTTCCCAGTATTTTCTTTGATGGGAATTGTTATTTCTTAGAGTAAATTACATTTCGTCATCTGAtttctcttcgattttcgattGTCTACATACGATTACTGCGCAGGTTTACCTTTCTAGTTCATCGTTGTTTTGTCTTTTCGTTTCTTTTCGCAGCTGTTTCATTTAGGTGCACTAATGTGAACTTGTTCGGGTGCTTTTGAAATCTAGAAAGTATGGTTTACTTGGTTGATGACTTGAAAATTTGACGTGGAGTTTGGTTCGTTCAGGGCATTCCGCAACTTAAGCAATACACTCTGTTTTGTTATGTGCTTTGACTCATATTCTGCTTGTCTGTTGTCATGTGCTGCTGCTGACCGCTGAACGAGTCAATTTTTTGTTATTCCATTGTATTGCGTTAAGAGATTTGGTTGAGGCCGGCGTGAATTATGACAGTTGATCATGACAGTATATTCGCCCCTTACAACCGAGGTCAAAATTTCCCTCGTAGTTTAGAGTTGGTTTAGAATGTTATGAAGTGGGTCCTTTGTATAGAGCAAACAACTTTCATGGGCTAACACAACAACTCAGCTAAAACCATAGTTCATGGGAACTGATGCTGATGAAATTACAGGTCGAAATTTTAATCCCCATATGACGTGAGATTCTTACATGTTATCGGCAATATACAAAgtgatgaaaaagagagaatgaGATCAATATATCTTCgattaatttttgaaatttttttgacaCGGTCGATATTTTTGTAAatattggaaaaaaaatggataaatggtgtgaagtctaaacttcacccaatattttaaatttcagtTAAAATTAATAGTTTTCGTCGATATTTTCGACACATCGTTTTTAATATAGAAAAACTGCCATATAATATTCtttaaagtttcattttaaatttccacGTTTTTAAACAAATTTTATCATTTCCATCGCAAGTAGCCAATATCGATACATTCATTAATATTTATACAAATTTGCATATCAATATTTCTACCGATACAGATACTTACGCTTAAGTTTTATTGTTGTGAAATGAGAGGCTACCGACTCACTCCCTTGGTCAAGCAATTTATATCCAAGGACCAACACGAATGGTTGGTTGGGTTCCCAGAACATGTCTGGTGGCTGAGAAGAAATCTACTCATTcacccaacaggatcctctctcCGGATACTTTTGGTGAGGTTCCTGAGTATTCTCAtgtccgttcatcatacatcttgcagtcagtttttgtcaagtactgtttgtgtttaattttaaacaaaaatatttaaaatgatttctaaccgtaCGATGTACAATAAACAAACACGATTTACGAATCtccgagatcctcacaaagaggatccggcgaaAAACTGGATTCCTCATTCACTTGACTTCTCTTATTTATATTGAAAAAATCAAAGGTCTTATCCACATACTATATAGTATTATCCACACAAATTACCTTCCCAGGCAAGCATGGGCAACAAAATACTCACCTACAATCTCTGTTAGGTAATTGGAGCACATGGTAGGTGAATACATTGCAGTGAATAGCATCGTTTGGGGAATTTCCTAGAAAGTTCTGCTATTTTGGTCCACTGTGTGTATATTTATAATTCATTTTACAGTACGAAACTTGTTGCTCAAATGATTAAAATATTTGTCTTTGTACGCGAGATATTATGTTTGATTCCCCACAAAGACGGATTCATGCTTTGGGTTACATGGGCATAGCTCATCTCAAACTTTGTTTTTCTCCTAAAAATAGCATATAGTATAAAGGCTTAGCTTAGTCTAGAATTTAACATATCTCACCCCTTTGTCTACCCAATTTACATATATCGTCGAGTTTTCTCGTAAATTTCTATGCAAATTAAATTTAGtcgtgttttttttctttaaaaaaattctaAGCCCATTTCTCGTTTTTTCCTCTTCAGTATCGCTTGTAGCAAAAATTAATCTTAGTTTGCCATATCAGAATGGCAAAGACTTTTCATTTTTGGAAAATATAGGTTGTATTTGttgaaccaaaaaataaaaaataaaattcaaaaactaaacaCAACCCTTCAAACATGGACAGAGATAGACAGTTGAGAAGTATAAACTACTTCCAAATACTTATGTACAAATGTTCTTTTGACTTTCAGTCAATCTACCAAATTACTCTCTTATCAATAGTTGGACCACATTGGTGGGGTGGACCGTGAGTTTACTTGGTGTGCAACCAAACTTCAAATTGACTCGACTTGATCACTTGGGCAAgtcaacaattttatttttatgaaacaCATCAattttttgagatattttttagAGCGGTATGATACACTAAGTGTCATAATAGAAGTATTGAGTATGGCTTATTAATACGTTGCAAAAAAAACCCTACTTGAATACGTTTGATTTTTTTACCTTTATCGACAAAAACCCGTGCTCAAAAACTATTTATTTTGAGCACGGATTTTTCTGGTCCAAGTTTATCTTGTTTTTACCATGAATATTTTCCTTGGTTAACACTAGTTGTAGTTTTGCCAATA belongs to Malus sylvestris chromosome 17, drMalSylv7.2, whole genome shotgun sequence and includes:
- the LOC126612370 gene encoding uncharacterized protein LOC126612370 isoform X1; this encodes MADGYYSSKKTDDVCDDVCGQQGSQAALSMSRLRCILRGLDLKIYIFLFAVVPLGVFGIYLHGQKISYFLRPLWEKPPKPFIDIPHYYNQNVSMETLCRLHGWKIRESPRRVYDAVLFSNEVDMLTIRWNELYPFVTQFVLLESNSTFTGLPKPLIFGKNRAKFKFVENRLTYVTTGGRFQKGENPFYEEAYQRVALDQILRVAGIEDDDLLIMSDVDEIPSAHTIDLLRWCDDTPPVIHLGLRNYLYSFEYYVDDKSWRASVHRYQTGNTTYAHFRQSDYLLPDAGWHCSFCFRRISEFIFKMKAYSHNDRVRFSHYLNPQRIQDVICKGADLFDMLPEEYTFKEIIGKMGPIPRSHSAVHLPAYLLKNAEKYKYLLPGNCKRENG
- the LOC126612370 gene encoding uncharacterized protein LOC126612370 isoform X2; this encodes MADGYYSSKKTDDVCDDVCGQGSQAALSMSRLRCILRGLDLKIYIFLFAVVPLGVFGIYLHGQKISYFLRPLWEKPPKPFIDIPHYYNQNVSMETLCRLHGWKIRESPRRVYDAVLFSNEVDMLTIRWNELYPFVTQFVLLESNSTFTGLPKPLIFGKNRAKFKFVENRLTYVTTGGRFQKGENPFYEEAYQRVALDQILRVAGIEDDDLLIMSDVDEIPSAHTIDLLRWCDDTPPVIHLGLRNYLYSFEYYVDDKSWRASVHRYQTGNTTYAHFRQSDYLLPDAGWHCSFCFRRISEFIFKMKAYSHNDRVRFSHYLNPQRIQDVICKGADLFDMLPEEYTFKEIIGKMGPIPRSHSAVHLPAYLLKNAEKYKYLLPGNCKRENG